GTTTGTGCACTATAAAGCACCGGGAAGTCCTCAATCGTGGAGATTATTATGTGCTTACCCTTCTTTTCTCCCAGTGCCAGGGCCACTCCCTTGAGGGCGATATTAGAGGACTCGGTGCTCCCGGATGTGAAGATAAACTCCTCACCCGATGCACCCAGGGCACCGGCCAGTTTCTCCCTGGCCTCAGTCAGCGTCTCCCGCGCCTCGATTCCCAGCGAATAGCCAAACTCCGAGGTGGCCACAGCGAAGGTATTAAAAAAGTACGGAGTCATCACCTCCAGCACACGCTCGTCCAGCCTTGTTGCCGCGGCATTATCCAGATAAACGAACCGTTCCTGCATGTCAGCCTCCTCCTGCGTCTTCTAGATGAATAATGTTATAGTTGATTCCCTGGCCTCGTTGACATAGGTACCAACTGCGCAGTAGTCAGATATCAGGTCGTCACGCAGGTCCTCGCGCTTGATACCCATTATTTCCATGCTCATATCGCAGGCCAGAATCTTGCCACCCAATTCTACGAAATCCTGGAGCATTCTCTCAAGGGAGGCAACATTCGCCGCCTTCATCTTCCGCTTCACCATCCATTTGCCCAACCCAAACATGTGCATCCTGGACAGCGTGCCCTTTTCCAGGCCACCCTTCTTGAGACGTTGCAGTCCCCAGAAAGTGAAGTATAGCGATGCTTCCATGCCCATGGCAAGTGCTCCGTTGGCAACAATCAGGGCACTGTATATTTTATCCATATCTCCGCTGTGAACGATGATGGTCGCCTTATTCTTTTCGTCTGTCATAGCCCTCGCCTCCAGCTACTTTCGTATCCTGATACGCCAGTTTTGTCCCTCTTCCTTCACTTCAAGAAGTTCCAGGCCCAAAGCCTTGACAGCCATCGGTATTTCTTTCTTTGAAGAAGGATGGTTCCCGACAACCTCCACGATGTCACCCGGCGCTGCTTTTCGCAGGGCTTTACGGGTCTCAACCAGGGGTACCGGGCAGGTCTCACCGATGCAGTCTACTCTTATCTCTGCCATCTTTCGCTACCTCCCCCAAATAATATCAGCCTGACCTGTGATATATCTTGCCTTACGTGAATGCTGTTTGTTCTTAAGATATTTTCCGGTCAACCAATCAGGAATTGCTGGTAAAGACCATGCATTAATACCGTGTGTACAATCTCCCGCTCATTTGATAGATTATAGAACATCAGGAGAGCATAAATCTGTAACAAATGTCCCGCAATTCAAACAATAACCTCACATATCACCTGACTTTACCAGACCGGGCATTTATGATATCATGATATGCCAGGTGAGTATAGCCTACCACCGACAACCCTGCTCTGAAAACGATCAACACGCAGCAGGAATCGGCGGTATTGTTTTACAGGTGGTTGGGGGAGGAGGGACCTGCCCGGAAATGACACGTGATACCCGTGCAGCAGTAGTACCGCAGAGTTGTTCAGCATGGTAGTAAAAATAAAAAGGAACAGGATTATAGGCCAAAGCGGGAATATCTGCTTCGGTCACCTTGATTGTCGCCTCATTACCGGAGGGAACCGGATGGCAACAACTATGCTATGGCTAATGCGTAGCCCGAGAGGGCAAATATGATGGTAATTTCGTATTACGACAAACGAAGGGGTTACGCATGCCTAAGACAATTGAACAAATCAATAATAGAATAAGAAAAGGTGAGGCAGTGGTAGTCACTGCCGAAGAAATAATTGACCTGGTTGAGGAAAAAGGTTTAGAGAAAGCAGCTCAGGAAGTTGACGTAGTGACCACGGGGACCTTTGGACCGATGTGCTCGTCCGGTGCTTTCCTCAACGTAGGACATACCCAACCTCGAATCAAACTTGGTGGCGGCAAGGTATATCTCAATGATGTCCCGGTCTACGCAGGGCTGGGCGCAACAGACGTCTTCCTCGGAGCAACAGCCCTTCCTGATGATGACCCCAGGAACAAAGTGCATCCTGGTGAATTCAACTATGGTGGGGGCCAGGTAATCGAGGAACTGGTTGCCGGCGAAGACATCCGGCTGACCGCTACCGCCTACGGAACAGACTGCTACCCGCGGAAAAGGCTGGAGACCCTTATCAATATAGCGGACATCAATGAAGCGATGCTATTCAATGTCCGTAATGCTTACCAGAACTACAACGTGGCTGTGAACCTGTCCGACAGAACTATCTACACCTATATGGGGGTGTTGAAGCCGGGCATGGGTAATGCCAACTACTCCAGTGCCGGGCAGCTATCGCCACTGCTCAACGACCCCCTCTACCGTACGATAGGTATCGGCACGAAGATTATACTCGGCGGCGGTATCGGCTATGTTGCCTGGCACGGTACGCAGCACAACCCCGATGTCCTGCGGTCGGAAAACGGAGTCCCGAGACGAGGAGCGGGAACACTGGCCGTCATCGGTGACCTCAAGCAAATGAAGCCGGCGTGGCTGCGCGGCACCAGCATGCTTGGCTATGGCACCACGCTTACGGTCGGCATCGCCGTCCCGATACCGGTACTCTCCGAAGAGGTCGTCCGTTATGCAGCGGTGAAGGACGAGGACATCTTCGCTGCTGTAGTCGATTACTCCGGACCATATCCCCAGAGGAGGTCCGATGTACTGGGAGAGGTGAGTTACGCCGAGTTGAAATCGGGCACAATACATGTCCAGAGAAAGAAAGTACCAACTGCCTCTCTATCCAGCTACCTGAAGGCCACAGAACTGGCTACCATGCTGAAAAAACAGATACTGGCCGGTGATTTCCTGCTTACCGAGCCAGTGGCCCCGATACCCGGTCCGGAATCCGGAATCAAGTTCAAGAACCTGGAGGAGCGGTCGGTAGAAGACTAGCATCCGGTTGCACAAATCCGCGTAACATTTAGATTGCTTCGTTTCACTCGCAATGACATGTCAATGGCGTGTTACCCTGAGCGTAACGGAAGGCCCCATTCCGCGGAATGTAATAACCGGTATTTCTGCAGTTGAGTACCAGCCAGGACAACAAAGGTGAAACAACAGTGCACCCATTGTATTGCAACGGTACGGTGGGTGCACTGAACTGTATTGTGAGCACACCACAGAGCGAGGTATCGGGGTCACTGCTTAAACGACTCACCCCACACATATATAGATATAGCCCCTTATCCTCTGGATAAGGGGGCCCCTTATCCAGAGGATAAGGGGGATAAGGCATTGACAGATAGGAGGCAGCCAGTACCATGGCTAACCGCAGGGATACTCTCCGGTGACAACCAGTATCGGCTGTGCTGGAGTGTTACTAATGTACTGGACGAGTACAGGCCATTGAAACCGCTTCCCTGTTGTTATAAACTAAGGTCTTAACATCCTCTGTAAGTGAAGTACGCTCAGCAAGCAGAGTGGCAAGGAGGCGCTGTGAAAAGAATCGGAGTTCTAACCAGTGGTGGTGATGCCCCCGGAATGAATGCTGCCATCCGGGCCGTAGCACGTACCGCACTGTACAAAGGCTGGGAAGTCCGCGGGATACTCCACGGTTACAGCGGGCTTTGCAACGGTAACATGATAGACGTGAAGACACGCGATGTCGGCGGTATCATCCAGCAGGGTGGCACCTGGCTTGGCAGCGCTCGCTGCCCCGAATTCAGGACCGAAGAGGGACGCAGAAAGGGACTCCGCACATTGCACCAGAACGAGATTGACGCACTGGTCATCATCGGTGGCAACGGTTCCCAGCAGGGCGCTTATGCACTATCGCAGATGGGCTTCCCCGTGGTAGGAATTGCATCCACCATCGATAATGACCTCTACGGTACAGATATAAGTCTCGGGGTAGACACTGCACTTGACGTTGCCCTGGTAGCCATAGACAGTATCAAGGTCACCGCTTCGTCACACCAGCGAGCGTTCGTTATCGAGGTAATGGGACGGGACTGCGGCTATCTGGCGCTGATGGCCGGTATAGCCGGAGGAGCTGATTACATCGTCATCCCGGAGGTGGAGGTTGACCCCGAGGAGCTGGCAGCCGAGGTCGGTAGAGTCTACGAGCGAGGTAAAGCCCACGCTATTATCGTTGTCGCCGAGGGCGCAAAGTACAATGCAAAAAATTTGGAGCGTTTCTTCATCAAGAACAAGGCACGTCTGGGCTTTGAATTGAGAGTAACCATACTGGGATACATCCAGCGGGGAGGCAATCCCGGCGCATGGGACCGTCTCCTGGGGACACGACTCGGCGCTGCCGCTACGGAACAGCTGGCACTGGGTGAATACGGTGTAATGGTGGGCCTGCTGAGGGGTGAAATCATCCCGACACCCCTCTCTGAGGTGGTGGCTAACAAGAAAACTCTTGACCCGGACCTTATCCAACTGGTGAAAACGCTCGCATTGTAGACAGTATCAGCCGGTGGTAGTCATGACCCGCTGGCTTGAATTCGGGAGGGTCCAATGAATCAAGTAAGTCTGGTTCGCACCAGCGACAGGGCAAAAGGCGTACGCAGGGCTATAGCCTTGCTTGAGTCCAATCCGGTGCGTGGGAAAACGGTAATGCTCAAGCCCAACTACAACTCCGCCGACCCCACTCCAGGTTCGACGCACATCGACACCCTGCGCGCCCTGGTGGAGAACCTCAAGGAGATGGGTGCGAAGAGTATCACGCTGGCCGAGCGAAGCGGGCCGGGTGACAGCACCCGCGCCGTTATGGAGAAGAAGGGGGTCTTCCTCCTGGCTGAAGAACTGGGCTTCGAGATACTCGACCTTCAGGAGATGGGTGAAGACGGTTGGGTCCTCGTCCAGATTGAAGGCAGCCACTGGAAGAAGGGTTTCATGTTTCCAAGGGCCTACTCCGAGGCTGAGTATATCGTGCAGACATGCTGCCTGAAGACCCACGCCTTTGGCGGTCATTTCACCATGTCCCTGAAGTGCTCCGTGGGTATGGTCCCCGGAGGAAGCCCTTATATGAGGGAGTTGCACACCTCTCCCTATCAGCGTGAGATGATTGCCGAAATCAACGCCGCCTACTCCACGGACCTGGTCGTGATGGATGGTGTCGAGGCATTTGTCGATGGAGGTCCGGCACAGGGAACCCGCGCCGATGCCAACGTCGTACTCGCCAGCAGCGACCGCGTGGCGATTGACGCCGTGGGTGTGGCGATACTGCGCTCGCTGGGCACCACCCCGGACGTGAGCCAGGGACGCGTCTTTGAACAGACCCAGATTGGCCGGGCGGCTGAGCTGGGGCTGGGAGTCAAGTCCCCGGAGGAAATTGAACTGGTCGCCGATGATGCCGAGAGCCAGTCATTCGCCGAAAAGGTAAAGCAGATTCTCCTGGCTTAACGGAGAATATTTCCGCATAATTGTGGTGCTTAGCTACGGGCGTTTTATCTCCCTTATCTGACGCCTGTCCTCGGCAATTGTCCGCACCTCGCCGAACGCGGCAACGGCTTCCTCTGAAGATGGAGGCGGCGCCATCTTCAGGAAGACTGCCTGCTGTTCCGGGAAGACAAGGGTCGGTGTGCCGAACACCTGCAGGGTCTCCGCGGCATAGGTATGGTCTTCAGCAAGCCGTGCCAGCGACTGGCGACCGGTGAAATTCTTATGGAACTGGTCCATATCCAGACCCGAGCTTTCAGCGACCCTGGTCAGCACTGCCACATCAGAGATATCCCGGTTCTCTTCGTGCCTGGCCTTGAGCAGGGCCATGTGGAAGGTATCAAACGCCACTGCTCCCTGCCGACGGGCGGCCTCGGCAGCGCGGAACGCATCACGCCCCCGGCTGGGATAGTCCTCGGGCTGTTCCCACAGCTTCCACTCCGGTCCCTGCTGGCTATTCACCTGCTCCAGGCTGAAGTACTTCCAGTTCACGGTGAGCGCCGGACCAAGGCCTTCTTTGACTCTCTGCAGCCAGACCGCTGCGTTGTAGACATAGGGTCAAAGGTAATCGAAGTACACATCCAGCACCAGGTTGTCGGTCATTCCATTTCTGACCATTTCAGCCTCCTTTTCCTTGCTGGCAACCCTCAGCCCAATGTCCTATTCTACCTTGACCGCACCAGGTCGACAAGTCGCACGATTGTTGACACATGCAGTGTTGAATAGTACCATGCCACTATCTCCGGAAATCCTCGCCAGTCCGACGACCGGAAGAAAAGTAAACGCCGGAGGAGATTACCATGGAATACCGCAGACTCGGTAATTCCGGCCTCAAGGTGTCTGAGGTCGGCCTGGGAGGCAATAACTTCGGCTGGTGGGCCGACGAACAGGCCTCCATCCCCGTGGTCCACGCCGCCATCGACCTCGGCATCAACTTCATCGACACTGCCGACATCTACGACCGGGGGCACTCTGAAGAGTACGTCGGCGAGGCGTTGAAGGGCAAGCGCACCAATGTCGTCATCGCTACCAAGTTCGCCAATCCGATGGGTGACGATGCCAACCAGTGTGGCGCCTCACGGCGCTATATCATGCAGGCGGTGGAAGCCAGCCTGCGCCGTCTCCAGACGGACTACATCGACCTCTACCAGATACACATGCCGGACGCGACAACACCCATTGAAGAGACACTTCGCGCCCTGGACGACCTCATTCACGATGGGAAGGTACGCTATATCGGCTGCTCTAATTTCGCTGCCTGGCAGCTCTGCGAGGCACTGTGGACGTCCCGAACCAACAACCTGCACTCCTTCGTTTCTGTACAGCCGATGTACAATATCCTGGCACGACAGGTTGAGCGGGAGCTTATGCCCTGCTGCCAGGCTTATGGTGTCGGCATCATCCCATACAGTCCGCTGGCCAGTGGTTTTCTTACCGGCAAGTACCGGAAGGGCGAAGAGCCCCCCGCCGGTGCTCGCCTCTCCGGGACTGACCCCAGGTTCCAGCGCATGTTCACTGATGAGAACTGGAACAGGCTGGAGAAACTGGAGAACTACGCCAAGGAACGCGAGCATACCGTCGGCGAGCTGGCGATCGCCTGGCTCCTGGCCAAGCCGATGATGGCTACGGTCATTGCCGGGGCACGTAAAGTTGAGCAGGTGACGGCCAATGTCGCCGCCGGTGATTGGAAGCTGACCGCCGAGGAGGTCGCCGAGATAGAGGGCTTCCTGTAGGCAAAGAAGGGAACCATGAAACACGAGGAAGCCGGATTCAAGGGATACGGAGACGCCAACCTGTACTACCAGTGCTGGCTGCCCGATACGGAGCCACGGGCAGTCCTGGTGGTTGCGCACGGCCTGGCGGAACATGGTGGTCGCTATGCCAATGTGGTCGACCACCTCGTTCCCAGAGGTTACGCCATCTATGCCCCCGACCATCGCGGGCACGGCAGGTCGGAGGGGCAGCGCTGCTACGTAGCGCGGTTCGAGCACTACATTGACGACCTCGAAGCCTTCCTTGCCATTGTGCGCCGGGAGCAACCCAACTTCCGTCTCTTTCTCTATGGCCACAGCATGGGTGGAACCATTGCCCTTGCCTACGCCCTCCAGCACCAGAGTGAGCTTGACGGCCTGATAATCACCGGGGCAGTGCTCCGCCCGGGCAGCAGCATCACAGCGGTGCACATCCTCGCGGCCAGGGTACTCTCTGCGCTCCTGCCCAAGATGGGTGTCACTGCTCTCGACAACGGCGGCATCAGCCAGGACCCCGAAGTGGTGCAGGCATACGTCAACGACCCGCTGGTGTATTGTGGCAAGGTCACCGCCCGCCTCGGTGCCGAGTTCCTCAGGGTGATGCAGCAATTGCCGACGCAGGTGAAGGGGGTCCACCTGCCGGTCCTCATCATGCATGGCACCGAAGACATCCTTTCCGACCCGCAGAGTAGCCAACTGCTCTACGACCGGGTCTCGTCAGAGGACAAGACCCTGATCCTCTACGAAGGCTATCACCACGAAATCCATAATGAGCCGGGGCGGGAGAGAGTGCTGGTTGACATGGAAGGCTGGCTGGAAGCCCGGACCTGACTGCCGGCAGACAGCTACAGCTCTTCGGCATTACTGGCAAGGGCTACTCGAAACGAAGGGTGTGTGCTATCTCCTCGAAGAGCGGCCTGATGAACGCACTGTACCGGTCGATATTCCAGAGGTTGACGGTAATCCATCCTATTCCTCTTTGGACACCGATAGAGTAGCAGTGCATGCGCTGGCCTGCAATCGTGGCTTTGTACTCCACTATCGCGGCTGCCATCCCGTCAGCCAGTGTAGTGCTCCCTGAGGCAAGAACCTCCACAGGTCCTTCCCTCAGAGCGAGGGAGATGACCTCGGTGAAGTCATCTTCCCAGCCGATGTTCCAGTAAGAGACAAACAGTCCGGTAGTACGACTCGGTGCCAGTGCCTCATATAGCTGCGTCTGGGTTGTTTCCGTCCAGTCGTGGGGGTGCATGAAGGAGAACCCGTAGCGTTCGTTGCTGATTTCTTTCGCCGGAAACGAGGTCTCTTCAACCGGTTCCCTGGCAGGCAACTCCTTGATCGGCTGTGCTCCGGCAGCGACTTTATCAACCACAGGTAACTCAGGCAGCTCGTAGTCCTCTTCATTCAATCCAAGCTGCTCGATGACGGAACTGCTCCGCTCATGGAAGTATTTCCTGGCCAAATCACTGATGAACATATCCTCGCCTTCATCGGTGTCATTGTCGAGGTAAGGAGAATATACATCCTGCAGCAGATTGAATATCCGCTCGTACTCGGCAAACGTGAAGAGCTTATTATCCGGATTCATAAACTCGGCCAGATAGTGCTCGTAGGTCTGCCGGTACTCGTCAATCTCGAATATTTTCTCAACCAGGGGATATTCAAAGCTGGAGAACTGGTCAAGCACGTCCTCAGTTATCTGTGGGGCCATGACCTGCAGAAGCTCCCTGTTATGGTTGCCCCAGTCGTAAATGCCGATATGAAGCGTATCAAACAGCGCGAACCCCTCCCCGAGGGACATGTCGAAGTCCGTGGGGAAGTGCTCTATCTTGCCACTATTATTGAAGTACAGGTAGTAATTATTACCGATGGACCAGTAGTCATCCCATTTACCCAGGAGGACGTTCATTGCCAGGTATCGTAGAAAGCGGTCCACCTCGAAGTTGTCGTCCAAGTACTGCTTCAGTTCGGCTCCACTGAGGGTATTCAGGTTACTGACGAAGGTGAGAAACCCGGAATGGTCCTGGATATCTTTATTGGTCTTCAAGTCGTACGTGGGGCGGTAGTGTGCTTCCCAGTCCTTCACACCGACAATCCGGGGGTCGCCAGCGAATACGTGTTCAAAGTTATTCGGGTCATCAATCGGCCCCAGGTTGGCCGGACCGGAGTCGCTCCAGAGGCACTTGTAGAGATTGCCGTCGTTGGCACCGCTGCCGTACCTCTTGGTCAGGAAGGACTTATCTACCGGTTCAATGAGGTTATAGATGCCGAAATAGTGTTTCTCTCCGCCGATGGTTATCCACAGTCGCGCCGAGCCAACCCTGGAGGTATTAACGCCGGCACGCCGCATCATCTCGTAGCCGTATATCTCCCTTATCTGGGAGGTGTCCCAGACCCCGGTAACCGCATTGTGGGAATTCATCCTGAGCTCAAGCTCGCGCAGCTTGGTGAACCGCCTCTGGTTCCGGTCCTCCCATTCCGGTGTGCCTTCTATCTGGTCGAACACCTCATTGAACTTAATCTTGAAGTGGGACTTGTGGAGGTTGCCCTGGGGGTCTTGCGGGTAGGGTCGATTGACGTGCCCCTTGGTCCGAAAGCCGACCTCCCCAATGATGGCATCTCCCGCCGAACCCTTGTAGATAAAGGTCGCTTTTCGGTAGTTACCTGTCAGCGGACGCTGGTTCGGGTCGGTCCTGGCGTAGGCACGCATATCCCTCAGCAGACCGCTCCATTCCGAATCGGAGATGACTATCTCGATGTCGTGAAGCGTGCCGATGGTGAATAGCTCTTCATAGCCCAGTTGGCTGTACTTGATGGTGTCGCTGTCGGTCTGCGCCCGCACTTCACCCGGGGTGCAGCCACTTACACCAAGCACCATCAGGGCCAGAAGAGAAACGGGCAATGCTCCTGATAGAAACCTTGCAATCCTCACCGCTGTCACCACAAAAAAGTACTGCCCAGCTAGCTCCCGGGCAGTTCCAGGCCCCTCAGGAAATCAAGCACCGATTCATTGAATACCTCTACATTGTCCAGGTTGGCAGCGTGACCTGCATCGGGGACCACCATGTGCCGCGCGTCGGGAATGGCCTTCGCCATGTACTCCCCGGCCGCCAGAAACGGGGTGTCTTTCTCGCCAACGAGTACCAGAGTGGGCACCTTGACCTTATCCAGATTATCAATCACCCAGGAATCGAACTGGGCGACGACCTTGCGTGCCATATTGGCCAGACCCACCGGGTCGAGCTTGAGGATGTGTTCTCTGGGGGTGTAGCTCGGGGCACCGTCGGCAAAGGCACTAATACCCTGGCTCATCAACAGTGCTGCCCGTTCTTCCTGCTGCTTGTTCCACTCATCCCTGCGGGCGGGATTCCTGTATCCGGGCCCGGTGTCCATCAGGATAAGCGCGGCTACTTTCTCCGGATGCGTCAGGTAGAACCGCAGTGATTCGTAGCCGCCCATGGAGAGACCGCCAACTACCGCCTTTTCGACTCCCAGTGCTCCGAGGAGCTGATACAGGTCCTCGACCACGATATCAGCCGAGTACCGGTCCACTGAAGCCGGACTTTCCGACTCACCGTGGCCACGGGCATCGTAGATGATGAACTTATATTCTCCAGAAATCGCCGGTACCTGCGGTCGCCACATGTTTACCGTACCGACAAACCCATGGAGAAATACCACCGGGTATCCCTCTCCGTGTACCTCGTAATTCAGCATAATGCCATTGATATTAGCCTTGGGCATAGTAACAGCCTCCTCTTCGTCGGGAATTCGGGGCACTCCAGTAGGCACCATACTAGCATGACCACCATCCGTTCGACAAGCTCGGCTCGCTTACCACTTTCGACACTGCCGTACAGCGCCCGTCACCAGTCTCATGCTATAATAAGATGCGCAATTACCATGAACACATACAATGATGAGCTTGACCTGCACCGCAACACCGTGGACGAAGCCATCCCCAGACTGGACAGTTTTCTGCATTCCGCTTTCCAGGCCGGACTATACCGGGTCTGGGTGGTCCATGGTAAAGGTACGGGAGTACTTCGCCAGGAAGTAAGGCGCTATCTGTCCGGTCACACCCTGGTCAGGTCTCACTGTCCGGCCGACCGATATCACGGTGGCGACGGCGCTACACAGGTGGAGCTAAGCGACCGTTAAAACTCCTGCCGGCCGGGGTATCCGTGCCTTGATTTAGCTGCCGAAACGTGGCAAACTACCTCAAATCATCCTCACAACAGGAAGGAATCCGAAATGAATCTGAAAGACAAGTGTGCCATAGTTGGGCTGGGTTACACGCCCCAGGGAAAGGTCCCCGGTCGCAACGCGATGAGTCTCTACATGGAGGCTACCAGGAACGCCGCCGCCGATGCCGGACTTGCTGTGCAGGATATCGATGGCCTTCTAATCCAGCCCTGCCCCACCGACCCCCGTGTCAGTGCATTCGGTCTGGCCCAGGAGCTCGGACTGTATCCCCGCTTCGCTGGAGACCTCCAGGTACAGGGCGCCACGGGTGGGGCCATTATCCAGCACGCCGCGATGGCGGTGGACGCCGGACTGTGCGATTACTGTCTCTGTGCCTTCGTTGACATGTCACGCACCGGGTCTCCCAGTACCGGCGTCGTCTACCAGATGGCATCGACGACCAACTCCGCCTACGGCAACTTCGGGGTCGCCGCCGGCTATGCCATGATTGCCCGGCGCTACATGCACGAATACGGCGTGACCAGCAAGCAGTTCGGGGCGGTATCGGTGACCTTCCGCAAGCATGCCCAGCTCAACCCCATTGCCCAGATGCAGGAACCGATGACGATTGAGGACCACCAGGCCTCACGTATGGTTGTCGAGCCGCTGCACCTTTTCGACTGCTGCCTTGTCTCCGACGGCGGTCGTGCCCTTATCGTTACCACTGCAGAACGGGCGCGGGCCCTCAAGCAGCCACCGGTCTACATCATGGGAATGGGCCAGGGCCATCCCTTCGCCGACCCGCTACGACGTCCTGTGTTGACGCTGACCGGCGCGGTGAAATCGGGAAAGACCGCCTTTGCCATGGCGGGCATCACTCCCAGGGATGTGGACATGTGCGCCATCTACGATGCATTCAGCTTCGTTGTGCCGCTCCAGTTGGAGGACCTGGGTTTCTGCGGCAAGGGTGAAGGCGGGGCATTCGTCGAGGATGGCCGCATCGGACTCGGTGGAGAGCTCCCCATAAACACCTCGGGGGGCCTTCTCTCCGAAGTGTACCTCCAGGGCTGGGTTGGGACGCATGAACCGGTGCGCCAGCTCAGAGGCGACTGCGGCGAGAGGCAGGTGCCCGGCGCGGAGATTGCCCTGATGACCAGTAGCGGCGGCGTCCTCAGCGAACACGCCACCGTGATAATGAGGA
This DNA window, taken from Dehalococcoidales bacterium, encodes the following:
- a CDS encoding Smr/MutS family protein → MNTYNDELDLHRNTVDEAIPRLDSFLHSAFQAGLYRVWVVHGKGTGVLRQEVRRYLSGHTLVRSHCPADRYHGGDGATQVELSDR
- a CDS encoding thiolase family protein, which translates into the protein MNLKDKCAIVGLGYTPQGKVPGRNAMSLYMEATRNAAADAGLAVQDIDGLLIQPCPTDPRVSAFGLAQELGLYPRFAGDLQVQGATGGAIIQHAAMAVDAGLCDYCLCAFVDMSRTGSPSTGVVYQMASTTNSAYGNFGVAAGYAMIARRYMHEYGVTSKQFGAVSVTFRKHAQLNPIAQMQEPMTIEDHQASRMVVEPLHLFDCCLVSDGGRALIVTTAERARALKQPPVYIMGMGQGHPFADPLRRPVLTLTGAVKSGKTAFAMAGITPRDVDMCAIYDAFSFVVPLQLEDLGFCGKGEGGAFVEDGRIGLGGELPINTSGGLLSEVYLQGWVGTHEPVRQLRGDCGERQVPGAEIALMTSSGGVLSEHATVIMRR